In the genome of Enterococcus hirae ATCC 9790, one region contains:
- a CDS encoding PTS system mannose/fructose/N-acetylgalactosamine-transporter subunit IIB yields MSIIGVRIDGRLIHGQVANLWTTKLNITRIMVVDDEVAKNDIEKSGLKLATPPGVKLSVLPIEKAANNILAGKYDSQRLLIIAREPDRLLKLVELGVPIEEINVGNMSQTNETRSITKSINVVDQDVEVFNKLQAKGVRLVAQMVPSDKAENFMALLAK; encoded by the coding sequence ATGAGTATTATCGGAGTAAGAATTGATGGACGTTTAATTCATGGACAAGTAGCCAACTTATGGACAACCAAGTTGAACATCACACGGATTATGGTTGTAGATGATGAAGTTGCAAAAAATGATATTGAAAAAAGTGGATTAAAGCTGGCAACTCCACCAGGAGTTAAATTAAGTGTATTGCCGATTGAAAAAGCTGCTAATAATATTTTAGCAGGAAAATATGATTCTCAACGATTATTGATTATTGCTCGGGAGCCGGATCGTTTATTGAAGTTGGTAGAATTAGGAGTCCCAATTGAAGAAATTAATGTTGGGAATATGTCACAGACAAATGAAACACGGTCCATTACTAAATCAATCAATGTGGTTGATCAAGATGTAGAAGTATTTAACAAATTACAGGCTAAAGGTGTTCGCTTAGTAGCGCAGATGGTTCCAAGTGATAAAGCAGAAAATTTTATGGCTTTATTAGCGAAATAG
- a CDS encoding glycoside hydrolase family 35 protein — protein MNTFEIKEDFLLNGKPFKILSGAIHYFRVDSADWYHSLYNLKALGFNTVETYVPWNLHEPKKGDFHFEGILDLEHFLSIAEELGLYAIVRPSPYICAEWEFGGFPAWLLNEGTRIRTNETVYLNHVADYYDVLIKKIVPHQLTNGGNILMIQIENEYGSYGEEKDYLRSIRDLMLDRGITVPFFTSDGPWRATLRAGSMIDEDILVTGNFGSKAEENFSSMEAFFNEHGKKWPLMCMEFWDGWFNRWKEPIVQRDAKELAEAIKEVVLRGSINLYMFHGGTNFGFMNGCSARGVIDLPQITSYDYGAPLDEQGNPTEKYYAIQTMIHETFPDIQQMEPLTKDTMEMKDIPLIDKVSLFSTLDTISQSVKMKYPETMEMLGQNTGYILYRTSIKKDAEHERLRVIDGRDRSQLFLNQKLQATQYQTEIGEDIIVPMPQEDNQLDILIENMGRVNYGHKLLADTQKKGIRTGVMADLHFITDWNQYCLPLESCEKVDFSKEWHPNQPSFYRYEVTLDEVEDSFIDLSKFGKGVVFVNQTNIGRFWEVGPTLSLYIPKSLFKKGNNEIVIFETEGTFQPEIQLVKAPLYKEMKEG, from the coding sequence TTGAACACATTTGAGATTAAAGAAGATTTTCTTCTAAACGGTAAGCCCTTTAAGATACTCTCAGGAGCTATCCACTATTTTAGAGTGGATTCAGCCGATTGGTATCACTCGTTATATAATCTGAAAGCATTGGGATTTAATACAGTTGAAACTTATGTACCATGGAATCTACATGAACCTAAAAAAGGAGATTTCCATTTTGAGGGAATTTTGGACTTAGAACATTTTTTGTCCATTGCTGAGGAATTAGGACTATACGCGATTGTTAGACCATCTCCATATATTTGTGCAGAATGGGAGTTTGGTGGTTTTCCTGCTTGGTTACTTAATGAGGGAACTCGGATCCGAACAAATGAAACCGTTTATTTGAACCATGTGGCAGATTATTATGATGTTTTAATAAAAAAAATCGTGCCGCATCAGCTGACAAATGGTGGAAATATTTTAATGATTCAAATTGAGAATGAATACGGTTCTTATGGAGAAGAAAAAGACTATTTACGTTCGATACGTGATTTAATGTTGGACAGAGGAATAACAGTGCCATTTTTCACTTCGGATGGACCATGGCGTGCGACACTCAGAGCAGGCAGCATGATTGATGAAGATATTTTAGTTACTGGAAATTTTGGTTCAAAGGCTGAAGAAAATTTTTCTTCAATGGAAGCTTTCTTCAATGAGCATGGGAAAAAATGGCCTTTAATGTGTATGGAATTTTGGGATGGTTGGTTTAATCGTTGGAAGGAACCGATTGTACAACGTGATGCAAAAGAATTAGCTGAGGCAATCAAAGAGGTCGTGCTGAGAGGAAGTATTAACCTGTATATGTTCCATGGAGGAACAAATTTTGGATTTATGAATGGTTGCTCAGCTAGAGGAGTGATTGATTTGCCACAGATTACTTCTTATGATTACGGAGCACCCTTAGACGAGCAAGGAAATCCAACCGAAAAATATTATGCAATCCAGACAATGATTCATGAAACGTTCCCTGATATCCAACAAATGGAACCTTTGACAAAAGACACAATGGAAATGAAAGATATTCCATTAATTGATAAAGTCAGTTTATTTTCAACATTAGATACAATTAGTCAATCAGTAAAAATGAAATATCCAGAAACGATGGAAATGTTAGGACAAAATACAGGTTATATTCTGTATCGCACCTCAATAAAAAAAGATGCAGAACATGAAAGACTGAGAGTAATCGATGGAAGAGACCGTAGCCAACTATTTTTAAATCAAAAACTGCAAGCTACACAATATCAGACAGAAATTGGTGAAGATATCATTGTTCCAATGCCTCAGGAAGACAATCAATTAGATATTCTAATTGAAAATATGGGGCGTGTTAATTATGGTCATAAATTATTAGCCGATACACAAAAAAAGGGAATTCGTACAGGGGTCATGGCTGATCTACATTTTATCACTGATTGGAATCAGTATTGTTTACCACTAGAGTCATGTGAGAAAGTTGATTTTTCAAAGGAATGGCATCCTAACCAGCCAAGTTTTTATCGCTATGAAGTAACACTTGATGAAGTGGAGGATAGCTTCATTGATCTATCAAAATTTGGGAAAGGTGTCGTATTTGTTAATCAGACCAATATTGGACGTTTTTGGGAAGTTGGGCCAACACTTTCGCTATATATTCCGAAAAGCTTATTTAAAAAAGGAAACAATGAAATAGTGATTTTTGAAACAGAAGGAACTTTCCAACCAGAGATCCAATTAGTAAAAGCACCACTATATAAAGAAATGAAAGAAGGATAA
- a CDS encoding hexose kinase, with amino-acid sequence MIVTVTMNPSIDISYPLASLNVDTVNRTDQVSKTAGGKGLNVTRVIHDLKGNVLATGVLGGYHGAFIADELKHAGIKQKFTEIKEESRDSIAILHEGNQTEILEAGPTVSYEEQQNFLENFKELIKKAKIVTISGSLAKGLPSNFYQTLVQLTEEQSAKVLVDTSGERLHQVLAGKQKPFLIKPNLEELSTLLRHSFSIDRLEEVQEELIQPIFAGIEWIIVSLGKAGALAKHKDCFYRVTLPTIKAVNPVGSGDATVAGFAYGLSQEMDEIELLKFCMATGMANAQEGQTGHVSPVNIQSHIEKITVKKIE; translated from the coding sequence GTGATAGTAACTGTAACGATGAACCCGTCAATTGATATTTCCTATCCGCTTGCTTCCTTGAATGTGGATACTGTCAATCGAACAGATCAAGTTAGTAAAACAGCAGGTGGAAAAGGACTTAATGTAACCCGAGTAATCCATGATCTAAAGGGGAATGTACTCGCTACAGGAGTTCTCGGTGGGTATCATGGGGCGTTTATTGCAGATGAATTAAAGCATGCCGGTATTAAGCAGAAATTTACAGAGATCAAAGAAGAAAGCCGGGATTCAATCGCTATTTTGCATGAAGGAAATCAAACTGAGATTTTGGAAGCGGGACCAACAGTTTCCTATGAAGAACAGCAGAATTTCCTAGAAAACTTCAAGGAGCTAATAAAAAAAGCAAAGATTGTCACAATCTCAGGTAGTCTTGCAAAAGGATTGCCATCAAATTTTTACCAAACGTTGGTCCAATTGACAGAAGAGCAGTCCGCAAAGGTTCTTGTCGATACCTCTGGGGAAAGATTGCATCAGGTTTTAGCTGGCAAACAGAAGCCATTTTTAATCAAACCAAATCTTGAGGAATTATCGACACTACTGAGACATTCATTTTCGATTGATCGATTAGAAGAAGTCCAGGAAGAATTGATTCAACCTATCTTCGCAGGTATTGAATGGATCATTGTTTCTCTAGGAAAAGCTGGAGCTCTCGCAAAACATAAAGATTGTTTTTATCGAGTTACGCTCCCTACGATAAAAGCAGTCAACCCAGTTGGTTCAGGAGATGCTACAGTCGCTGGATTTGCCTACGGCCTATCACAAGAAATGGATGAAATAGAACTTTTGAAGTTTTGTATGGCTACTGGTATGGCTAATGCACAAGAAGGACAAACAGGTCATGTTTCACCGGTGAATATTCAATCGCATATTGAAAAAATAACTGTAAAAAAGATTGAGTGA
- the lacD gene encoding tagatose-bisphosphate aldolase, which translates to MITLTRGKKAAMDRLSTKDGIISALAIDQRGALKKMIKALNVELNDEQIERFKELVSSELTPYASSILLDPEYGLPAASARHEDAGLLLAYEKTGYDVTTPGRLPDLLADWSVLRLKEQGADSIKFLLYYDVDEDPEINHQKHVFVERLGSECAEEDLPFYLELLSYDTQISDVHSLEYAKVKPHKVNSMMKEFSKPQYKVDVLKVEVPVNMNFVEGFSTDEVAYTKEEAAKYFLEQSQATDLPFIFLSAGVSTKLFQQTLFFAKDSGSTFNGVLCGRATWKNGVKPFIKSGEESARAWLKSEGRENIESLNNVLAQTASSWYDKVQVEKEVAVN; encoded by the coding sequence ATGATTACATTAACCAGAGGAAAAAAAGCAGCAATGGATCGTTTATCGACAAAAGATGGTATTATCAGTGCCTTAGCGATTGATCAACGCGGAGCATTAAAAAAAATGATCAAAGCCTTAAATGTAGAATTAAATGATGAACAGATTGAGCGTTTCAAGGAGTTAGTTTCTAGTGAATTAACCCCTTATGCATCTTCTATTTTATTGGACCCAGAATATGGTCTTCCTGCTGCAAGTGCACGACATGAAGATGCTGGTTTGTTGTTGGCCTATGAAAAAACCGGCTATGATGTAACAACACCAGGACGCTTGCCTGATTTATTAGCAGATTGGTCAGTTTTACGATTAAAAGAGCAAGGAGCCGATTCGATTAAGTTTCTACTTTATTATGACGTAGATGAAGATCCGGAAATCAATCATCAGAAGCATGTCTTCGTAGAACGTTTAGGTAGCGAGTGTGCCGAAGAAGATTTGCCATTCTATTTAGAATTGCTATCATATGATACCCAAATTTCAGATGTTCATTCACTTGAATATGCCAAAGTAAAACCGCATAAAGTCAATAGCATGATGAAGGAATTTTCGAAACCACAGTACAAAGTAGATGTTTTAAAGGTAGAAGTTCCTGTCAATATGAATTTTGTAGAGGGTTTCAGTACAGATGAAGTAGCGTATACCAAAGAGGAGGCGGCAAAGTACTTCTTGGAACAAAGTCAAGCGACAGATTTGCCTTTTATTTTCTTGAGTGCCGGTGTTTCTACGAAGCTATTCCAACAAACATTGTTTTTTGCTAAAGATTCAGGTTCGACCTTTAATGGTGTGCTTTGTGGCAGAGCTACTTGGAAAAATGGTGTGAAGCCGTTTATCAAATCAGGTGAGGAATCTGCTCGTGCCTGGCTGAAAAGTGAAGGTCGTGAAAATATCGAAAGCTTGAACAACGTTTTGGCACAAACAGCCAGTTCTTGGTATGACAAAGTCCAAGTTGAAAAAGAAGTAGCTGTGAACTAG
- a CDS encoding SIS domain-containing protein, which translates to MFTVGKEKLDQLGAEITTREIRQQPELWEETLDHYQTVQKELDNFLAIVKEKANGQRTRVIFTGAGTSQYVGDTLVPYLRKNGDRQAFSFESIGTTDIVAEPEEYLIKEEPTLLVSFARSGNSPESLAAVEIANQVVDTIYHLSITCAVEGKLAQISQSDSNSFLFLMPARSNDSGFAMTGSFSCMTLGALLTFDQTVLVKKQQYLKVLNNLGNEVITRVNEIEKIVQLDFERIVYVGSGSLAGLTREAQLKILELTAGKIATIFDSSMGFRHGPKSFINQKTIMFGFVNNNPYTRDYDLDVLEEVRGDEIASGVFAITQPGQRNFTGDKFEFTTEAELLPDGYLALSYIMVAQIVALLSSIKVNNKPDTPSPTGTVNRVVKGVTIHKYK; encoded by the coding sequence ATGTTTACAGTAGGAAAAGAAAAACTGGATCAGCTGGGTGCTGAGATCACGACTCGCGAAATACGCCAACAGCCTGAACTTTGGGAAGAAACCCTTGATCACTATCAAACAGTTCAAAAGGAATTAGATAATTTTCTTGCAATAGTTAAAGAAAAGGCAAATGGTCAGCGAACACGTGTAATCTTCACTGGTGCAGGAACATCTCAATATGTAGGAGACACATTAGTTCCTTATTTGCGCAAGAACGGTGATCGCCAAGCATTTAGCTTTGAAAGTATTGGAACGACTGATATTGTCGCAGAACCTGAAGAGTATTTAATTAAAGAAGAACCAACTTTACTTGTATCATTTGCGAGGAGTGGAAACAGTCCTGAAAGCTTGGCAGCAGTTGAAATTGCAAATCAGGTGGTTGATACGATCTATCATTTATCAATTACGTGTGCTGTAGAAGGAAAACTAGCTCAAATTAGTCAATCCGATTCCAATAGTTTTTTATTCTTGATGCCAGCACGTTCCAATGATAGTGGCTTTGCTATGACTGGTAGCTTTTCCTGCATGACTTTAGGAGCTTTGTTGACATTCGATCAAACAGTATTAGTGAAGAAACAACAATACCTGAAGGTTTTAAATAATTTAGGAAATGAAGTAATTACCCGAGTAAATGAAATTGAAAAAATCGTTCAGCTTGATTTTGAACGCATTGTTTATGTTGGTTCAGGAAGTCTAGCTGGATTAACAAGGGAAGCGCAATTGAAGATTCTGGAATTGACAGCCGGAAAAATTGCTACCATCTTTGATTCATCAATGGGCTTTCGCCATGGTCCAAAGTCGTTTATTAATCAAAAAACAATCATGTTCGGTTTTGTTAATAATAATCCTTACACGCGTGATTACGACTTGGATGTCTTAGAAGAAGTGCGTGGAGATGAAATCGCTTCCGGAGTGTTCGCCATTACTCAACCAGGGCAACGGAATTTCACTGGCGATAAATTCGAGTTTACAACTGAGGCCGAATTACTGCCAGATGGCTATTTAGCACTAAGCTATATCATGGTTGCCCAAATAGTCGCTTTGTTATCATCGATTAAAGTGAATAATAAACCAGATACACCGTCACCAACAGGAACAGTTAACCGAGTTGTAAAAGGTGTAACGATTCACAAATATAAGTAA
- a CDS encoding GntR family transcriptional regulator, with the protein MGNSFKNKALYHQLVDLLKNQMESNMIPHDKLPSERELTAQYGVSRTTVRLALKELENTGYIYRRHGKGTFVSDIKKNVADLAGTYSFTEQMKSLGRTAETRILAFEKIEADKFIAKQLNLSLGEVVFKLSRLRIADREPLMIEDTYLPVKFFLSLNDQLLRSKPLYDLFSEDFNQTVRLADEELYASVASKEDAKQLIISEGAPVLHLARQTYNMKNEIIEFTLSVARADQFHYQIRHIRNS; encoded by the coding sequence ATGGGAAATTCTTTTAAAAACAAAGCTTTGTATCATCAGTTGGTAGATTTACTTAAAAATCAGATGGAAAGTAACATGATACCCCATGATAAATTACCCTCTGAACGAGAATTAACTGCTCAATACGGAGTTAGTCGGACAACGGTTCGATTAGCTTTGAAAGAGTTGGAAAATACAGGTTATATTTATCGGAGACATGGAAAAGGAACATTTGTATCCGATATCAAAAAGAACGTAGCAGATTTAGCAGGAACCTATAGCTTTACTGAACAAATGAAAAGTTTAGGTAGAACTGCTGAGACGCGGATCTTAGCTTTTGAAAAAATTGAAGCGGACAAATTTATTGCAAAACAATTGAATCTTTCATTAGGAGAAGTAGTCTTCAAATTAAGTCGATTGCGGATAGCTGATCGGGAACCGCTTATGATCGAAGATACCTATTTGCCAGTCAAATTTTTCTTATCATTAAATGATCAGCTTTTAAGAAGCAAACCTCTATATGATCTTTTTTCCGAGGATTTTAATCAGACCGTTCGATTGGCAGATGAAGAGCTATATGCAAGTGTTGCCTCAAAGGAAGATGCGAAACAGCTGATAATCTCAGAAGGAGCACCTGTCCTTCATTTAGCACGTCAAACCTATAATATGAAAAATGAAATTATCGAATTTACTTTAAGTGTCGCCCGTGCGGATCAATTTCATTATCAGATCCGCCATATTCGAAATAGTTAG
- a CDS encoding AAA family ATPase: protein MYDHLSRKVQELKELKDSKLTEIKKQIKSTFNLDTVNQIFQMIEPHPDFRKISFKINEANPDKLGLDIMCKRTEDEEDAPILYLSSAQVNILSLSIFLGTALENTDKVNTIFMDDPIQHLDSLNELSFIDLLRILAFKLGTQIIFSTHNRQFFDLCQRKLDANYHNASFIEMNYTENQL, encoded by the coding sequence ATCTATGACCACTTAAGTAGAAAAGTACAAGAACTAAAAGAATTAAAAGACAGTAAATTAACCGAGATCAAAAAGCAAATCAAAAGTACATTTAACTTAGATACCGTCAATCAGATTTTTCAAATGATCGAACCTCACCCTGATTTTCGTAAGATTAGTTTTAAAATCAATGAAGCAAATCCCGATAAATTAGGACTGGATATTATGTGCAAACGAACAGAGGACGAAGAGGATGCCCCGATTTTATATCTAAGTTCTGCCCAAGTAAATATATTGTCTTTAAGTATTTTTCTAGGAACCGCTCTAGAGAATACAGACAAAGTGAATACGATTTTCATGGATGATCCAATCCAACACTTAGATAGTCTTAATGAATTATCCTTTATTGATCTATTAAGAATCCTTGCATTTAAGCTAGGAACACAGATCATCTTTTCCACCCATAACCGCCAGTTTTTTGACTTATGTCAGAGAAAATTAGATGCCAACTACCATAATGCTAGTTTTATCGAAATGAATTATACAGAGAATCAATTGTAA
- a CDS encoding AAA family ATPase, with the protein MSLKLKGIKIDSFRAFERQKYFDCVNPVFNEISNLIVLYAPNGTGKTSFFDAIEWSLTGEISRLNENKNVRDIASQERKYILKNKYSSAEVGSVELAFDDGSFYALTTKKLNGKQTTDYVEGNETKKTVDLTAKELKILRQKNLLTHNQIDAFLRSQSAEGRYDALSNFWDKENVSEDYKNLVLFVNEMNKVLGQQETKMNQLTKEIEKLESNAKIWQTINQLKENYAKLNGKNSKKDPLLKNQLGLQELYIESNKLKSNNQIKLNQFEEERQQLENLITMIQEYRQIPQQIEWSEKQVADVNEKLAHLTEIETIEEKKKALFDEKIDLSNHLKRCNFLINHEADFQAQEIAEQNSNREINEWINQRKKCEQALITLQKEHQEQEVTLSECQNKRALRTNQLTEIKELNSYSDVKAKRQLLDHEIKQQKKKKVGLEAKLGKIKLTLTKLFSLLNLDDHQLSQKDYSKDPDYSFLLEQISQLDDIWQERKKLEVDLTQKKKERSSLEDLGSQLEQLKKLGYSIVTDTSSSVCPLCLHDHQEFQHIIQKIEASTTDLLPIEQLTKEISHLEGMIDESTRRLTDVVSGVKQQIQIQITIKETEINQLDQDLLQVTLKLKQQEEAYLTNEKHWHKLNEYSQKYGIDGEKIAEETQKRVKSLQEELVKLTNEYQNIKEKINQNEQLNVKNTHTLKTIELHYQQAKKSLNDLKGNEQYQYYQQEQAFYEALGISAISDFKRQCKRELEKINEQETKLIAEKSQRLEQVNGKSKTELVEEQRIQAEQIRQLVVRRKYIEKISYQLFDQVIIAPEELEKNKQKLTTAIYKLNEKNQLLGQLSGLTSDFISETGIEEKRSEQAKVKKSMTT; encoded by the coding sequence ATGAGTCTTAAATTGAAAGGGATAAAAATTGATTCGTTTCGAGCATTTGAAAGGCAAAAATATTTTGATTGTGTGAATCCTGTTTTTAATGAAATATCAAATTTGATTGTTTTGTATGCGCCAAATGGAACCGGAAAAACCTCTTTTTTTGATGCCATCGAATGGAGCTTGACTGGCGAAATCAGTCGACTGAATGAAAATAAAAATGTCCGTGATATCGCCTCCCAAGAGCGAAAGTATATTTTAAAGAACAAATATTCCTCAGCCGAAGTGGGCAGTGTGGAACTAGCATTTGATGATGGCAGTTTTTATGCATTAACAACGAAAAAGTTAAATGGAAAGCAAACAACGGATTACGTTGAAGGGAATGAGACCAAAAAAACGGTTGATTTAACAGCGAAAGAATTAAAGATTTTACGACAAAAAAATTTATTGACACACAATCAAATCGATGCTTTTTTGCGATCACAGAGTGCCGAAGGAAGATATGATGCTTTAAGTAATTTTTGGGACAAAGAAAATGTATCTGAGGATTATAAAAATCTAGTCTTATTCGTCAATGAAATGAATAAAGTATTAGGACAACAAGAAACTAAAATGAATCAGCTAACAAAAGAGATTGAAAAACTCGAAAGTAATGCAAAAATATGGCAAACAATCAACCAGCTGAAAGAAAATTATGCCAAGTTAAACGGAAAGAATAGTAAAAAAGATCCATTGTTAAAGAATCAATTAGGTTTACAAGAATTGTATATCGAATCGAACAAATTAAAAAGCAATAATCAAATAAAATTGAACCAGTTTGAAGAGGAGCGACAACAGCTAGAAAATTTAATCACAATGATCCAAGAGTATCGACAAATACCGCAGCAGATCGAATGGTCTGAAAAGCAGGTTGCTGATGTCAACGAAAAGTTAGCCCATTTGACAGAAATTGAGACAATCGAAGAAAAAAAGAAAGCACTGTTTGACGAAAAAATAGACTTGAGCAACCATCTCAAGCGTTGTAACTTTCTTATCAATCATGAAGCAGATTTTCAGGCACAAGAAATAGCTGAACAAAACAGTAATAGAGAAATCAATGAATGGATCAATCAACGAAAAAAATGTGAACAAGCATTGATTACTTTACAAAAGGAGCATCAAGAGCAAGAAGTAACATTAAGTGAGTGTCAAAATAAACGAGCGTTGCGGACGAATCAATTAACAGAAATCAAAGAATTAAACAGTTATTCCGATGTTAAAGCGAAAAGACAATTACTTGATCATGAGATCAAACAACAGAAAAAGAAAAAAGTAGGGTTGGAAGCCAAGTTAGGTAAGATAAAGCTAACGTTGACAAAATTGTTTTCATTACTAAACTTAGACGATCATCAGTTAAGCCAAAAAGACTATTCAAAAGATCCTGATTATTCATTTTTGTTGGAACAGATAAGCCAACTTGATGACATTTGGCAAGAAAGAAAAAAATTGGAAGTTGATTTAACACAAAAGAAGAAGGAACGTTCCTCTTTAGAAGATCTGGGCAGTCAGTTAGAACAGTTGAAAAAATTAGGTTATTCTATCGTAACGGATACGTCTTCGTCTGTCTGTCCATTATGTCTCCATGATCATCAAGAATTTCAACATATCATCCAAAAAATTGAAGCTAGTACGACAGATCTTTTACCGATTGAGCAACTGACGAAGGAAATCAGCCACTTAGAAGGAATGATCGATGAATCAACTAGGCGGTTAACTGATGTAGTTTCTGGAGTAAAACAACAGATTCAGATACAAATAACGATTAAGGAAACTGAAATCAACCAACTTGACCAAGATCTGTTACAAGTAACCTTAAAATTAAAACAACAAGAAGAAGCGTATTTAACCAATGAGAAACACTGGCACAAGTTAAATGAATACAGCCAAAAATATGGGATTGACGGTGAAAAAATTGCTGAAGAAACCCAGAAAAGAGTAAAGTCACTACAGGAGGAATTGGTAAAATTAACGAATGAGTACCAAAATATCAAAGAAAAAATCAATCAAAATGAACAGCTGAATGTCAAGAATACTCATACGCTCAAAACGATCGAATTACATTATCAACAAGCGAAAAAAAGCTTAAATGATCTAAAAGGAAACGAACAGTATCAATATTATCAGCAAGAACAGGCGTTTTATGAAGCGCTTGGTATTTCTGCTATCTCTGATTTTAAAAGGCAATGTAAACGCGAGTTAGAAAAAATCAATGAACAAGAAACCAAGCTTATTGCTGAAAAAAGCCAACGACTAGAACAAGTAAATGGGAAAAGTAAAACAGAATTAGTAGAAGAACAACGAATCCAAGCAGAGCAGATTCGGCAGCTCGTTGTACGGAGGAAATATATCGAAAAGATATCTTATCAACTGTTTGACCAAGTAATCATTGCACCAGAAGAATTGGAAAAAAATAAGCAAAAGTTGACTACAGCTATTTACAAATTAAATGAAAAAAATCAACTGTTGGGTCAACTATCTGGGCTTACCAGTGATTTTATCTCTGAAACAGGTATCGAAGAGAAAAGAAGCGAACAAGCAAAAGTAAAAAAATCTATGACCACTTAA
- a CDS encoding ABC-three component system protein produces the protein MIGIITKLQSEGRQGIVEGIHIAHIAAFFLEEFDIMLLPHCLNDFSEYLASIINELREVGGQENKLIFLIEKCYRECFSDITPKLIHNRLSDYLFLPSQKNEDYTNKFLWIAWLEILLYKLLQTNIAFEIDDCFKLLTQEKERAGIHVLFTNHLTLDRFIGSLFRSTLYDKLDKQDVLFVTNQRRKFRGGSIAKREQIEGIVVNIDHPAVSDRLTIDNPNEKKLFPIVHVDYIENEIDQILHDTKGLTAVEFSQRFPEELTRLFEEIAN, from the coding sequence TTGATCGGGATTATTACGAAGCTTCAGTCAGAAGGGCGACAAGGGATTGTTGAAGGGATTCATATCGCACATATTGCCGCTTTCTTTTTAGAAGAGTTTGACATCATGCTGTTACCTCATTGCTTGAATGATTTTAGTGAATATTTGGCATCTATCATAAATGAATTACGAGAAGTAGGTGGACAAGAAAATAAGCTGATTTTTCTGATTGAAAAATGTTATCGTGAATGTTTTTCCGACATAACGCCTAAATTGATCCATAATCGGTTAAGTGATTACCTGTTTCTTCCTTCTCAGAAAAATGAGGATTATACCAATAAATTCTTGTGGATCGCTTGGCTGGAGATCTTGCTTTACAAGTTATTACAAACAAATATTGCTTTTGAGATCGATGATTGTTTCAAATTACTCACTCAGGAAAAGGAAAGAGCTGGTATCCATGTATTATTTACAAATCATCTAACACTTGACCGTTTCATTGGGAGTTTATTTAGAAGTACACTTTATGACAAGCTCGATAAACAAGATGTTTTGTTTGTAACTAATCAAAGGAGAAAATTTCGGGGTGGGAGTATTGCCAAGCGAGAACAAATTGAGGGAATCGTCGTGAACATCGATCATCCAGCAGTTTCTGATCGGTTAACGATTGATAATCCCAATGAAAAAAAATTATTTCCTATTGTTCATGTCGATTATATCGAAAATGAAATTGATCAGATTTTACACGACACAAAAGGGTTAACAGCCGTTGAGTTTTCTCAGAGGTTTCCAGAGGAGTTAACTCGTTTGTTTGAAGAAATTGCAAACTAA